From a single Maylandia zebra isolate NMK-2024a linkage group LG3, Mzebra_GT3a, whole genome shotgun sequence genomic region:
- the LOC101466340 gene encoding ladderlectin, with protein MLKLLTEKMKMKLFSVSTLLCVMTALTTAAALPDKEVSSGAKGFIPRAKRDLIKTSGGCPHGWTEFRDRCFVYVPTSMTWPRAERNCLSMDANLVSVHSSSEYHMIQKMTAPHGYQTTWVGGTNAPGEHIWFWSDGRPFQYTNWCPGEPISGSRPFCLQINYSDGKCWDDVWCDNLRPSVCAKKRSGLLD; from the exons ATGCTGAAGCTACTGACTGAAAAG ATGAAAATGAAGCTATTCAGTGTGTCTACACTTCTTTGTGTAATGACTGCTCTGACCACTGCTGCTG CTCTGCCAGATAAAGAGGTCAGCAGTGGTGCAAAGGGATTCATCCCAAGAG CAAAGCGTGACCTAATCAAGACATCCGGTGGTTGCCCTCATGGCTGGACTGAGTTTAGAGATCGCTGCTTTGTTTACGTTCCAACATCCATGACTTGGCCTAGAGCTGAG AGAAACTGCTTGTCCATGGACGCAAACCTCGTATCTGTGCACAGCAGCAGCGAATACCATATGATTCAGAAGATGACTGCTCCTCATGGCTACCAAACAACCTGGGTTGGAGGAACCAATGCACCAGGg GAGCATATTTGGTTTTGGAGTGATGGGAGGCCTTTCCAGTACACAAACTGGTGCCCAGGAGAGCCCATTAGTGGTTCCCGTCCATTTTGCCTACAGATTAATTATAGTG ATGGCAAATGCTGGGATGATGTGTGGTGTGATAATCTCCGTCCTTCTGTCTGTGCCAAGAAGAGATCAGGACTCCTGGACTGA